In Candidatus Eisenbacteria bacterium, the following are encoded in one genomic region:
- a CDS encoding class I SAM-dependent methyltransferase, producing the protein MPRQDSPRTADRTTWSHGWFYHAFYDGPLGEARRVVVDLVPEGARVLDIASGTGVLCRDLRAAKPCRVVGVELSRKMLRFAEAHKGFDDIRFTYGDATCLDDSGLGKFDYATMLFLLHELPAPQRVLALAEALRLAEHVVVVDSHVPFPRNAHAAVLHLVESLSGAEHHRCFMDYLARGGIMGVVSELGSQVSVTHKTTFWHGCRDAVVLARQGA; encoded by the coding sequence ATGCCGCGTCAGGACTCACCTCGTACTGCGGACCGGACTACGTGGAGTCACGGGTGGTTCTACCACGCCTTCTATGATGGACCGCTGGGGGAGGCACGGCGTGTTGTCGTCGATCTTGTGCCGGAGGGAGCGCGTGTACTTGACATCGCTAGCGGGACCGGTGTCTTGTGCCGCGATCTCCGTGCGGCAAAGCCGTGCAGGGTTGTCGGCGTGGAGCTATCTCGCAAGATGCTCCGTTTCGCGGAGGCTCACAAGGGGTTCGATGACATCCGGTTCACCTACGGTGATGCCACATGCCTTGATGATTCCGGACTGGGGAAGTTCGACTATGCGACAATGCTCTTTCTCCTGCACGAGCTTCCCGCCCCACAGCGCGTTCTAGCGCTTGCGGAAGCGTTGCGGCTGGCAGAGCATGTTGTGGTGGTCGATTCCCACGTTCCGTTTCCGCGGAACGCGCATGCTGCCGTCCTGCACCTCGTTGAGTCGCTGAGCGGGGCAGAGCATCACAGGTGCTTCATGGACTACTTGGCGCGTGGCGGAATCATGGGGGTCGTGTCTGAACTGGGCAGTCAGGTGTCGGTGACTCACAAGACGACGTTCTGGCATGGGTGCCGCGACGCCGTGGTCCTTGCGCGACAGGGGGCCTGA
- a CDS encoding linear amide C-N hydrolase, which produces MNRMDKSTVTATNGYKRIVRLIWIFSCAIGLTGAGAEMSAAGGCTSFCLCGDGRAIVGKNLDWSIEEGVLCLNPRGLHKKAFVDSTERALEWVSTYASVSFNQLGREFPLGGMNEAGLVVEELAYWPSRFPPPDERPVVNELQWIQYQLDAHASVAEVIERGPDVSPRPLLFGLHYFVADASGDAAVIEFLNGKRIVHHGSGLPIPVLTNDTYKNSVRYLSNFTGFGGTLSVSDGHESPERFVRAATMLREFERGRSSTDPVPHAFAILASTAQEDTQWSIVYDAGERTVRFRTASVPAERIVRLAALDPECDGPILALDLSDPRDGDIGEYLAPWSPEDQERLVSGVLARLAGERIVEDRLRERFQKALVRYGSVVPRCEGVR; this is translated from the coding sequence GTGAACAGAATGGACAAGAGCACCGTGACGGCCACAAACGGATACAAGAGGATCGTTCGACTCATCTGGATCTTTTCCTGTGCCATCGGGCTTACGGGCGCCGGAGCGGAGATGTCGGCGGCGGGGGGATGCACCTCCTTTTGTCTCTGCGGGGATGGGCGGGCGATCGTCGGCAAGAATCTGGACTGGTCGATCGAGGAGGGCGTCTTATGTCTGAATCCCCGAGGTCTGCATAAAAAGGCGTTTGTGGATTCGACGGAGAGGGCGCTCGAGTGGGTCTCCACCTACGCGAGCGTCTCCTTCAATCAACTGGGACGCGAGTTCCCTCTGGGAGGGATGAACGAGGCGGGGCTCGTGGTCGAGGAACTGGCGTACTGGCCGAGTCGCTTCCCGCCGCCGGACGAACGGCCGGTCGTCAATGAACTGCAGTGGATTCAGTACCAGCTGGACGCGCACGCCTCGGTGGCGGAGGTCATCGAGCGCGGACCGGACGTCTCTCCGCGCCCCCTCTTGTTCGGACTGCATTACTTCGTCGCGGACGCTTCCGGCGACGCGGCGGTCATCGAGTTCCTGAACGGGAAACGAATCGTTCACCACGGTTCCGGCCTGCCGATCCCCGTGCTGACCAACGACACGTACAAAAACTCCGTACGTTATCTTTCCAACTTTACGGGATTCGGCGGGACACTCTCCGTGAGTGACGGGCACGAGTCACCGGAACGCTTCGTGCGGGCCGCGACGATGCTGCGGGAGTTCGAGCGCGGGCGGTCATCGACCGATCCGGTCCCCCATGCGTTCGCCATCCTGGCCTCGACGGCTCAGGAAGACACCCAGTGGAGCATCGTCTACGACGCCGGAGAGAGAACGGTGCGTTTCAGGACCGCGAGCGTTCCGGCCGAGAGGATCGTCCGCCTCGCGGCGCTCGATCCGGAATGCGACGGCCCGATCCTCGCGTTGGACCTGAGCGATCCTCGGGATGGGGACATAGGGGAGTATCTCGCGCCGTGGAGCCCGGAGGATCAGGAGCGGCTGGTCTCGGGAGTGCTCGCACGGCTCGCCGGAGAGAGGATCGTCGAAGATCGCTTGAGGGAGCGCTTTCAGAAGGCGTTGGTGAGGTACGGGAGCGTTGTCCCGCGATGCGAAGGGGTCCGATAG
- a CDS encoding isoprenylcysteine carboxylmethyltransferase family protein has product MTRLVSRLLLLLGILAALLFLPAGRWDWPQAWVFLLSLGVVFLLYALWGTYKDPEQLRERSRIARNVKRWDKIILAVYTALLPPVFILAGFDAGRFRWSKVPFGVQVSAWAGLLVCVALIFWTVTTNTYLSRLARIQEERGQVVVTSGPYRYIRHPMYLGILIFFLCLGPALGSWYTLIPGLAIDVLFVVRTAKEDEMLREELVGYEDYARRVSYRLIPGVW; this is encoded by the coding sequence ATGACTCGACTCGTGAGCCGATTGCTTCTTCTGCTGGGGATCCTGGCCGCACTTTTGTTCCTCCCGGCCGGCAGATGGGATTGGCCGCAAGCCTGGGTATTTCTCCTTTCCCTCGGGGTGGTTTTCCTTCTCTACGCACTTTGGGGGACCTATAAGGATCCGGAACAGCTGCGAGAAAGAAGCCGGATAGCCCGGAATGTGAAACGCTGGGACAAGATTATTCTGGCCGTATACACCGCACTTTTACCGCCTGTATTTATTCTCGCGGGATTCGATGCGGGCCGTTTCCGATGGTCGAAGGTCCCTTTCGGCGTGCAGGTGTCGGCTTGGGCGGGACTACTCGTTTGCGTAGCGCTGATCTTCTGGACGGTGACGACGAACACCTACTTGTCCCGCCTGGCCCGCATCCAAGAAGAACGGGGACAAGTAGTGGTCACCTCGGGACCGTACCGGTATATACGCCATCCGATGTATTTGGGGATTTTGATATTTTTTCTTTGTCTGGGTCCGGCGCTGGGTTCCTGGTACACGTTGATACCGGGCCTGGCGATCGATGTTTTATTTGTCGTGAGAACGGCGAAGGAAGACGAGATGCTGCGAGAAGAGCTGGTCGGTTATGAAGACTATGCCCGGCGCGTGAGCTATCGGCTGATACCGGGAGTCTGGTAA
- the thiL gene encoding thiamine-phosphate kinase, protein MNAAEFSERGLIASFRELFAETSERTLLGIGDDAAVLRTGSPTLVITTDAFSEWVHFRVDHIAPDQLGEKMVTATVSDCAAMGCVPRWLTVALAAPSETPAHRIHSIYEGLKRGCERYDCDLVGGDTVRAMSDLCVSLTAVGEPCGESVLTRSGAAEGDDLYVTGRLGGPAAAILLLREAPERSTEEAFREAMFRFLHPEARIAEGRLLATRLGASSAIDISDGLSADVAHLAEESRVGFRVEREELPVLPSALAVAEALQVPGELFALHGGEEFELLFTLDPGREEEVYAAFDEAGLPVPTRIGAAAAAEDGILLVDRRGDGEPLIDSGFDHFAGEG, encoded by the coding sequence ATGAACGCCGCGGAATTCAGCGAGCGCGGGCTGATCGCGTCGTTCCGCGAACTCTTCGCGGAGACGAGCGAGAGGACCCTCCTCGGCATCGGCGACGACGCGGCGGTCCTGCGGACCGGTTCGCCGACGCTGGTGATCACCACCGACGCCTTCTCCGAGTGGGTGCACTTCCGCGTGGATCACATCGCCCCCGACCAGCTCGGGGAGAAGATGGTCACCGCGACGGTGAGCGACTGCGCCGCGATGGGGTGCGTCCCCCGCTGGTTGACGGTCGCCCTCGCCGCGCCTTCCGAGACGCCGGCGCACAGGATCCATTCGATCTACGAGGGGTTGAAGCGCGGATGCGAGCGCTACGACTGCGACCTGGTGGGAGGGGACACGGTCCGGGCGATGAGCGATCTGTGCGTGTCGCTCACCGCCGTCGGCGAGCCGTGCGGAGAGAGTGTGCTCACCCGCTCCGGCGCCGCGGAGGGGGACGACCTCTATGTGACCGGGAGGCTCGGAGGCCCGGCGGCGGCGATTCTTCTCCTCCGGGAGGCGCCGGAGAGATCCACCGAGGAGGCGTTCCGCGAGGCGATGTTCCGTTTCCTTCATCCCGAGGCGCGGATCGCGGAGGGGCGCCTTCTCGCGACACGGCTCGGCGCGTCGTCGGCGATCGACATCAGCGACGGCCTCTCGGCGGATGTCGCCCACCTCGCCGAGGAGAGCCGCGTCGGCTTCCGGGTCGAGCGGGAGGAGCTGCCCGTGCTCCCCTCCGCGCTCGCCGTCGCCGAGGCGCTCCAGGTTCCCGGCGAGCTTTTCGCCCTCCACGGAGGCGAGGAGTTCGAACTACTCTTCACGCTCGATCCGGGGCGCGAGGAGGAAGTCTACGCCGCCTTCGACGAGGCCGGCCTTCCCGTCCCCACCCGCATCGGCGCCGCCGCGGCGGCCGAGGATGGGATCCTCCTCGTCGACCGCCGCGGCGACGGCGAACCTTTGATCGACTCCGGCTTCGATCACTTCGCGGGGGAGGGCTGA
- a CDS encoding NAD(P)H-hydrate dehydratase has protein sequence MEILSPEEMRETDRVAIEEMGIPSLDLMECAGSAVGRAIRERVGMTQGRVVVLCGKGNNGGDGMVVARWLSSRGQEAEVILFCRGEDLRGDAAVNYALLRDLPVPLHELPDDSRDSFAAERIAGADLLVDALLGTGFAGAPRGRVAEAIRLTHRWPGMIVALDVPSGVNGANGAVEGDVVRADWTVTLCRPKQGLYLYPGREYAGRIVTVPIGIPADALARVGPKTFLFDEESASPLIRLRRRDAHKGNFGRILIAGGSPCLTGAPLLAGRAALRSGAGLVTLGVPSSLQSLYAARVMELMTLPLADREGTHTGEGARIFLDDPGRFDTLAVGPGFGRGGDQEAFVDEVLARWEGPVVFDADALRTLAGKEDRMRASRAKVILTPHLGELEAMTGATREAIVEDRIGFVRRWAERVGAILVLKGNPTLVADPEGYVSLNTTGNPGMATAGSGDVLTGIVAALLGTGLGAADAARLGVWLHGRAGDLAAGRKGEAGMIAGDLVEALPATLHPLEKKAGLER, from the coding sequence GTGGAAATTCTCTCTCCCGAGGAGATGCGCGAAACGGACCGGGTCGCCATCGAGGAGATGGGGATCCCGAGCCTGGACCTCATGGAGTGCGCCGGCTCCGCGGTGGGCCGGGCGATCCGTGAGCGGGTGGGCATGACGCAGGGGCGCGTCGTGGTCCTCTGCGGCAAGGGGAACAACGGCGGCGACGGCATGGTGGTCGCGCGGTGGCTCTCCTCCCGCGGCCAGGAAGCGGAGGTGATCCTCTTCTGTCGAGGCGAGGACCTCCGTGGGGACGCGGCGGTCAACTACGCCCTCCTTCGCGATCTTCCCGTGCCGCTCCACGAACTTCCCGACGATTCCCGGGACAGCTTCGCCGCGGAGCGCATCGCCGGAGCGGATCTTCTGGTGGACGCGCTCCTCGGCACCGGTTTCGCCGGCGCGCCGCGGGGCCGCGTCGCCGAGGCGATCCGCCTCACCCACCGGTGGCCCGGTATGATCGTCGCGCTCGACGTCCCCTCCGGCGTGAACGGCGCGAACGGCGCGGTCGAGGGGGACGTGGTGCGAGCGGACTGGACCGTCACTCTCTGCCGTCCCAAGCAGGGGCTCTACCTCTATCCGGGCCGAGAGTACGCCGGGCGGATCGTCACCGTGCCGATCGGCATCCCCGCCGACGCGCTCGCGCGTGTCGGCCCCAAGACCTTTCTCTTCGACGAGGAGAGCGCCTCCCCGCTCATCCGGCTCCGGCGGCGGGACGCCCACAAGGGGAACTTCGGCCGGATTCTGATCGCGGGCGGTTCCCCCTGTCTGACCGGCGCGCCTCTTCTGGCGGGTCGAGCGGCGCTCCGCTCCGGCGCCGGGCTGGTGACGCTCGGCGTCCCCTCGTCGCTTCAATCCCTTTATGCGGCAAGGGTGATGGAGCTGATGACCCTCCCTCTGGCGGACCGCGAGGGGACGCACACCGGCGAGGGCGCCCGGATCTTCCTGGACGATCCGGGGCGCTTCGACACCCTCGCCGTCGGCCCCGGTTTCGGCCGCGGCGGCGATCAGGAGGCCTTCGTCGACGAGGTGCTCGCCCGTTGGGAGGGGCCGGTGGTCTTCGACGCCGACGCGCTGCGCACCCTCGCCGGCAAGGAGGACCGCATGCGCGCCTCCCGGGCGAAGGTGATTCTGACGCCGCACCTCGGCGAGCTGGAAGCGATGACCGGCGCGACGCGGGAGGCCATCGTCGAGGACCGGATCGGCTTCGTCCGCCGCTGGGCGGAGAGGGTGGGGGCGATTTTAGTGCTCAAGGGGAACCCGACGCTCGTCGCCGATCCGGAGGGGTACGTGTCGCTGAACACGACCGGAAATCCGGGGATGGCGACCGCCGGCTCCGGCGACGTGCTGACCGGCATCGTCGCCGCCCTTTTGGGGACGGGGCTCGGCGCGGCGGACGCGGCGCGTCTCGGGGTCTGGCTGCACGGCCGCGCCGGCGACCTCGCCGCGGGCCGGAAGGGGGAGGCGGGGATGATCGCCGGCGACCTCGTCGAGGCGCTTCCGGCGACCCTGCATCCCCTGGAGAAAAAGGCGGGGCTCGAGCGATGA
- a CDS encoding asparagine synthetase B produces MVAAAILLALAAPARAEIWLVPMDLAQTDHLKAYGVAYWALEQGVKIQWLLNYRAGSFLMEGGAFLENRARLQGVRIEEISAAERTRILDRIEGENMAAVLLEKAPKVAIYTPPNKQPWDDAVTLALTYAEIPYSTLWDDEVLAGELEKYDWLHLHHEDFTGQYGKFYASFQNTDWYRRQQALYESRAREAGFDKVSEHKKAVARKIRNFISRGGFLFSMCSATDTYDIALAAWKTDICDVMYDGDPPDPNAQAKLDFSETLAFENFRLVMNPLVYEYSDIDVSNYAQADPERDYFTLFEFSAKHDPIASMLTQCHVSVVKGFLGQTTAFRRSTVKKEVVVLGEKEGSDEIKYLHGNFGRGTFSFLGGHDPEDYQHAVGDPPTDLSLHRNSPGYRLILNNILFPAAKKKEQKT; encoded by the coding sequence ATCGTAGCGGCCGCGATTCTCCTGGCGCTCGCCGCCCCCGCCCGCGCCGAAATCTGGCTCGTCCCGATGGATCTGGCACAGACGGACCACCTGAAGGCGTACGGCGTCGCCTACTGGGCGCTCGAACAGGGCGTGAAAATCCAGTGGCTTCTCAACTATCGGGCCGGCTCCTTTCTGATGGAGGGGGGCGCTTTCCTGGAGAACCGGGCGCGCCTGCAGGGGGTCCGGATCGAAGAGATCTCCGCGGCGGAACGAACGCGGATTCTCGATCGCATCGAAGGGGAGAACATGGCCGCCGTGCTCCTCGAGAAGGCGCCCAAGGTGGCGATCTACACGCCGCCGAACAAACAGCCCTGGGACGACGCGGTCACTCTGGCGCTCACCTACGCCGAGATCCCCTATTCCACCCTCTGGGACGACGAGGTGCTCGCGGGCGAGCTGGAGAAATACGACTGGCTCCACCTGCACCACGAGGACTTCACCGGCCAGTACGGCAAGTTCTACGCCAGCTTCCAGAACACGGACTGGTACCGCCGGCAGCAGGCGCTCTACGAAAGCCGCGCCCGCGAGGCGGGTTTCGACAAGGTCTCCGAGCACAAGAAGGCGGTGGCGCGGAAGATCCGGAACTTCATCTCCCGGGGGGGCTTTCTCTTCTCCATGTGCTCCGCCACCGACACCTACGACATCGCCCTCGCGGCGTGGAAGACCGACATCTGCGACGTCATGTACGACGGCGATCCGCCCGACCCCAACGCCCAGGCGAAGCTCGATTTCTCGGAGACCCTCGCCTTCGAAAACTTCCGTCTCGTCATGAACCCGCTCGTCTACGAATACTCCGACATCGACGTCTCCAACTACGCCCAGGCCGATCCGGAGCGGGATTACTTCACCCTCTTCGAGTTCTCCGCCAAGCACGACCCGATCGCCTCCATGCTCACCCAGTGTCATGTTTCGGTGGTGAAGGGATTTCTGGGGCAGACCACCGCTTTCCGGCGTTCCACCGTCAAGAAGGAAGTGGTCGTGCTCGGCGAGAAGGAGGGGAGCGACGAAATCAAATATCTGCACGGCAATTTCGGCCGCGGCACCTTTTCCTTCCTGGGCGGCCACGACCCGGAGGACTACCAACACGCTGTGGGCGACCCGCCCACCGACCTCTCCCTCCATCGCAATTCCCCCGGCTACCGCCTGATCCTGAACAACATCCTCTTCCCGGCGGCGAAGAAGAAGGAGCAGAAGACCTAG